The Pontibacter korlensis sequence CGCTGCTCCCGCATTACAGCCTCTAAACCCCCACGGCCGCTGTGGTTCCAGTCGTGGTTACCAGGTATCATGTACTTTTCTCCGGGATAGCCTTTCAGAATATCGAGCTGGGCCTTCAGGCGGTTCTCTGAGACTTCACGGTCAAGCTTGTCGGGGGCTGGCAAGCCGTTCATGTACACGTTATCGCCTAGGAAAATGGTGGCACTCTTCTCCCCTGTCTCCATCATCATCTTGCGCATCAGCAATAGTGAGGGCTCTCCATTCAAATCAGGGGCTCCAACATCTCCGATCAGAAAAACAGTATAAAGAACATCGTTATCGGGTGCAGGGCTTGCTTGCTCCCAGGTAAGGGCTTTGCTACTATAATGTGGCTCTGTTGAAATACAGGCTGAGAGAAAGAAGCTCAGCAGAACACACCACCCGAAGCGCGCCTGCAGCCGATGTGTATGCTGTAATAATTTTATCATAGTTATGTTGGCTTAGAACATTTGCTGGTGTGGCACACTGCTGCGGATGCCGGCCTGCTAGCAGCACCTGAAAGTATGGCTGTAAGTCTGGGCGTACCAAAGGTGAGAACAGGCAGATACAGCTTTGATCTTTACACCGGTAGATCCACACGGCTCCATTCATGCTACAGTGTATGCCACAGGAGCGGCAAAACTGAAATTCATAAACGAGACGACCCTGCTTTTAGTTATTACCTTCCTGTATACTGCCAGATACCACCGCTGTTGCTCTTTTCACTAACAAAATGCTGTTTTTACCGTAACCGCAGATTACCATGTGCCACACAGCTAGCACCCTGCCGTCGGATCTGCATTTACTGCCATACGCGCACCCGGACCCGGCGCTGCAACATGACCAATTATGGAAGACCAGACAATAATAAAACATGCCGGTGAGTTTGTATTCCGGCTTTTTAAAGATAGGCTCTCTAAAAAGTTAGTTTATCATAACTACAAGCACACCTTCGAGACTGTAGCCGAAGCCCAGGATTTAGGCCAGCGGAGCAGGATTTCTGATGACCAACTACAGGACCTGGTACTGGCTGCCTGGTTCCACGATACAGGCTATGTGGACGCTTATGATGGGCATGAGGAAGAAAGCGTAAAAATCGCTACTGAGTGGCTGCAGGAAAAAGCGTACCCCCAGGAGCGCATTAATGTTATTACCGGTATTATTCTCGCCACCAAGCACAAGACAGAGCCGGAAACGCTGCTACAGGAACTGATGGTTGATGCCGACATGTCAAACATCGGGAAAGAGACTTTTTTTGCCACAGCAGAGCTCCTGCGCGTGGAGTGGGAGATTTTCCGCGACACGTTCTTTACTGACAGTGAATGGGAGCAGTTCCAGATGGACTTCCTGCTCTCTACTACCTTTCATACCAATCAGGCACAGCGTAAGTTCGCCTCACAGCTAGGGCTAAACATACAGGAGCAGCGCAGCCGCCTGAGCAAAGAGATTGAGAAAAAGAAAAAAGAGGAGAAGAAGAACCGTAAAACACTGGCCCAGCCTAAGCGCGGCATCGAAACGATGTTCCGTAACACGTACCGCACGCACCTGGACCTGAGTGCTATTGCTGATAACAAAGCCAATATGATGATCAGCCTAAACGCTATCATTATCTCGGTTATCATCACGTACCTGAGTGCAAAAACCTCCACCATCGGTGCCGAGTATACCACTCATCGAACTTTTCTTATCCCAATTGGGATACTGCTGCTGACTACGCTCGGCTCTGTTGTGTTTGCCATCATTTCAGCGCAACCAGAGGTAACGAGCTTCACGCTTAAGAAGAAGAAGGACCAGCGCTTAGACACCCGCAAGATCAACTTACTGTTCTTCGGTAACTTCACCAACTTACCGCTGGAAGAGTTTCAGCGAGGCATGCACGATATCATGCGCGATAAGAAGTCGCTGTACAACAACATGATTACCGATATATACTACCTTGGAGAGGTGCTTAGCCGCAAGTATAAAATACTTCGCATTTCCTACACCATCTTTATGGTGGGCTTGGTGCTAACAGTAGTAGGGTTTGCCGTAGCCGTAGCCTCTTATTAACAGGTTGCCTTGCTTTTGCAGTAGCTGATACTGTACTTTTGCCGAGACATTTATGCTAATATGGCACCTTACTTATTACCTGCAGCCAGCCAATGCCCGTAATTAGCTTTGAGACCATTGTTAAGGCCCCGATAGAAGTCTGCTTTGACCTCTCCAGAAGTATAGACTTGCACTCCATCTCTACCAGGCAAACCGGCGAACGAGCCATTGCCGGGGTTACCTCAGGCTTGATTGAGCTTAGTGAAACAGTAACGTGGCGGGCAAAGCACTTAGGCATTTGGCAAAATCTGACAAGCAAGATAACAGAGTACAACCGCCCCTATCACTTTTCGGATGAGATGGTACGGGGAGCTTTTAAGCGGTTCAAGCACGAGCATCATTTCAGACAGGATGGAGACTATACCGTGATGCTGGATATATTTGACTACACCTCTCCCTTCGGTCCTTTAGGCAAACTTGCTGACAAGCTGTTTCTCAAAGAATACATGGCCCGCTTCCTTCATGAGCGAGACAGTGTAATAAAAGAGTTCGCTGAATCGGATAGGTGGCAGGATATCGTGAACATTGCTCGTGTTGTTAAAGGCCTCTAAGCCTTCCCGCATAAAATCAGCTTACAAACCAGCATAAAGGTCCTCAAGCAAAAACACACAAGTTTTTATAGTACAGCCATTTACTACATTCTATAGTTATATCACCTCTTGTGCAGATATAGCTACAGAATTTTCTCTACTAGCTTACTATTTGATATCATGTAATGAAACTATACCTTTGCTAACACTGTTAGGTAAAGTAACAGGTGTAAAATGGGAATAGCAGAAAGAAAGAAACGGCATAAAGAAGAAATACGCTCTTCCATTCTTGAGGCTGCTTGGCAACTAGTAGTTCAGGAAGGATGGCAGGCCCTTTCTATCAGAAAGATTGCGGAGGCTATAGAGTATAGCGTTCCTGTAATCTATGACCATTTCGCTAATAAAGAGGCTATCCTGCTGGAGCTAACGAAGCAAGGCTTCCAAAAGCTGAACGATGAGCTGGTGAAAGCTAAGCAAGCTGCTGCCAGCACTGAAATGCAGATTGAGGCCATGGCTTATGCTTATTGGAAGTTTGCATTTGATAATAAGGCTTACTACCAGGTTATGTATGGGTTGGGTATTCCTTCCTGTGAAACAGTAAACCAGATAAGTGAACTTGCTACCTTCAGCGAACTGATTCTGCAGCCAATAAGAGAGATGATCGCTGCCGGGCCATACCCAGAGACAGATCCTTTCTTAAAGCTACATACTTTCTGGTCGATGCTGCACGGCCTGATATCCATCAACATGATGGGTGATGAGGATAAGGAAGATCTAAATCAAATGGTACTGCAGGATTTTATACGTGGTTTTGTATCAGGCATGAAATCATAATTTTTTTGCCTTTTACCTAACACTGTTAGAAGATATAACAGTATTAAATATTAATACAGTGATTACTAATACTTCAACAACTAATAATTAACAGATTAACATGGCAACAACAAAATGGTCGTTAGACCTCTCTCACAGCGAACTAGGTTTCAAAATCAAGCACCTGATGATTTCTAACGTAACAGGTAAATTCTCTAAGTTCGACGCAGAGGCTGAAACAGAAGGCGACGATTTTTCTAATGCAAAAGTAGTGGCAGATATAGACGTTGCGTCTATCAACACAAATAACGAGCAGCGCGATGAGCACCTGCGTAATGCCGATTTCTTCGCTTCGGATGCACACCCTAACATGAAGTTCGTGTCTACTAAAGTAGAAAGAGTAGACGAAGATACTTTTAAGCTTCACGGAGATTTGACTATAAAAGACACTACTAAGCCGGTAACACTTGCTGTTGAGCACAATGGTATTGCTACAGATCCTTGGGGTAATGTGAAAGCTGGTTTCTCTATCAGCGGCAAAATTAACCGCAAAGACTGGGGCATTAACTACAATGCTGCCCTGGAAACAGGTGGTGTAATGCTTGGCGAAGAATTGAAAATCCAAGGCGAAGTACAGCTGGTAAAGCAAGCCTAAGTTTCAGTAACTATATATAGCTTAAAAGAGGCTGTCCAATTCTTGGGCAGCCTCTTTTGTTTTGGTTGTAAACCGCAACAAGAGGTATTAGCGACAACAACCTATACTTGCCTGTTAGGCTCAAAGGCAACAAGTACTACCCCCTTCCAAACCTTTATTATATCCAATATAAGAAGACAATCATAGCAATTTATAATTTGTAACTTATACAAGCCATACCATATAACAAAGGATCACTTTTACCAGCACGCCATCCTACTACTACCCTGTTTCTTAAAAGTATGCACAGCAACCTCTTTATAATATCAAATCTGCAGCAGCAAGCTAAATAATTTTACCAATTGTATTTTATTAACAACATAGCTAGGTATATTTGCAACCATAATACAGGTACTGCACAAAAACAAACTCAGAAATGACGACTGGAATGTGGGAGAAGATGGCGCTTGTTTCTCCTGATATGTTTTGCACGTTCGACAAAAGCGGCAACATTACTTATACTAGTGAGGCAAGTAAAAGCATTTTGGGCTACAGCAGCGAAGAGCTGATTGGCTGCCACTACACTAAGCTGTTACATCCTGGCTATACTTCTGCCGCACAAAAGAGCTTTGAAGATGTGCTTAACGGCTCCTGCACTAATAGCTTCGAAAACTGCTATGTTCATAGAAAAGGCTACGCAGTACCCCTGCTGTGGTCTGCTGTCTTTTCTGATGAGGATAACACTTTCTATTGTGTTGCCCGCAGTATCTCGGAGCTAAAGGAAAGCACCTTACGCATTCAGGAAAGCGAGCAACTCTACAAGATACTATTCGACAGGAATCCTGATGTTATATTTACACAGGACAAAGAGGGCCTGGTACGTGAAGTAAACCAGAG is a genomic window containing:
- a CDS encoding Pycsar system effector family protein, yielding MEDQTIIKHAGEFVFRLFKDRLSKKLVYHNYKHTFETVAEAQDLGQRSRISDDQLQDLVLAAWFHDTGYVDAYDGHEEESVKIATEWLQEKAYPQERINVITGIILATKHKTEPETLLQELMVDADMSNIGKETFFATAELLRVEWEIFRDTFFTDSEWEQFQMDFLLSTTFHTNQAQRKFASQLGLNIQEQRSRLSKEIEKKKKEEKKNRKTLAQPKRGIETMFRNTYRTHLDLSAIADNKANMMISLNAIIISVIITYLSAKTSTIGAEYTTHRTFLIPIGILLLTTLGSVVFAIISAQPEVTSFTLKKKKDQRLDTRKINLLFFGNFTNLPLEEFQRGMHDIMRDKKSLYNNMITDIYYLGEVLSRKYKILRISYTIFMVGLVLTVVGFAVAVASY
- a CDS encoding SRPBCC family protein, encoding MPVISFETIVKAPIEVCFDLSRSIDLHSISTRQTGERAIAGVTSGLIELSETVTWRAKHLGIWQNLTSKITEYNRPYHFSDEMVRGAFKRFKHEHHFRQDGDYTVMLDIFDYTSPFGPLGKLADKLFLKEYMARFLHERDSVIKEFAESDRWQDIVNIARVVKGL
- a CDS encoding TetR/AcrR family transcriptional regulator; translation: MGIAERKKRHKEEIRSSILEAAWQLVVQEGWQALSIRKIAEAIEYSVPVIYDHFANKEAILLELTKQGFQKLNDELVKAKQAAASTEMQIEAMAYAYWKFAFDNKAYYQVMYGLGIPSCETVNQISELATFSELILQPIREMIAAGPYPETDPFLKLHTFWSMLHGLISINMMGDEDKEDLNQMVLQDFIRGFVSGMKS
- a CDS encoding YceI family protein, with the translated sequence MATTKWSLDLSHSELGFKIKHLMISNVTGKFSKFDAEAETEGDDFSNAKVVADIDVASINTNNEQRDEHLRNADFFASDAHPNMKFVSTKVERVDEDTFKLHGDLTIKDTTKPVTLAVEHNGIATDPWGNVKAGFSISGKINRKDWGINYNAALETGGVMLGEELKIQGEVQLVKQA